The Streptomyces seoulensis genome contains a region encoding:
- a CDS encoding IS5 family transposase (programmed frameshift) — protein MARRHELADESWELIAPLLAPGRMGRPVRDRRQVVNGILWKLSTGAAWRDLPERYGPWKTVYERFRHWSADGTWDRLLAHVQQHSDAVGTVDWSIVCVDSTTVRAHQHAAGARKGGPWEGEALGRSRGGLTSKMHLACDGQGHPLTFTLTGGNINDCTQFEAVMERIRIARPGPGRPRTRPDRVVADKGYSARKIRSYLRRRGIAAAIPERIDQINGRIRRGEALCRLDRAAYRRRNVVERCFSRLKQNRALATRYDKRAAHFHAMVTLACLRLWLP, from the exons ATGGCACGTAGGCATGAACTGGCGGATGAGTCGTGGGAGTTGATCGCTCCGTTGCTGGCGCCGGGACGGATGGGCAGACCTGTCCGAGACCGGCGCCAGGTCGTGAACGGGATCCTGTGGAAGCTGTCCACCGGTGCGGCCTGGCGTGACCTGCCCGAACGTTATGGCCCGTGGAAGACGGTCTACGAACGCTTCCGGCACTGGTCCGCCGACGGCACCTGGGACCGACTGCTGGCCCACGTCCAGCAGCACTCCGACGCCGTCGGGACTGTCGACTGGTCGATCGTCTGCGTGGACTCGACGACGGTCCGAGCCCATCAGCACGCGGCCGGGGCCCGAAAAG GGGGGCCCTGGGAGGGCGAGGCCCTCGGCCGGTCGCGCGGCGGGCTGACCAGCAAGATGCACCTCGCCTGCGACGGACAGGGCCACCCCCTCACTTTCACCCTGACCGGCGGCAACATCAACGACTGCACCCAGTTCGAAGCGGTCATGGAACGGATTCGGATCGCCCGGCCGGGCCCGGGCAGGCCCCGGACCCGGCCCGACCGGGTCGTCGCCGACAAGGGCTACTCGGCCCGCAAGATCCGCTCCTACCTCCGCAGACGCGGGATCGCGGCAGCGATCCCCGAACGCATCGACCAGATCAACGGGCGCATCCGCCGCGGCGAGGCCCTCTGCCGCCTCGACCGGGCCGCCTACCGGCGCCGCAACGTGGTCGAGCGCTGCTTCAGCCGCCTCAAACAAAACCGGGCCCTGGCCACCCGCTACGACAAACGAGCCGCCCACTTCCACGCCATGGTCACCCTCGCCTGCCTCCGACTCTGGCTCCCATGA
- a CDS encoding type 1 glutamine amidotransferase domain-containing protein translates to MTQELQGMRVAILATDGVERVELDLPRGALQGAGAKTEILSLHPGEIQARQFDLNAAGTFPVDRLVADASVGDYDALLLPGGTMNPDQLRMDRDAVRFVKDFMAGGKPVASICHGPWTLVEADAVRGRRLTSWPSIRTDLRNAGAEVVADQEVVVDGQLITSRGPADLPAFCATIVEQFARAHHPVPG, encoded by the coding sequence ATGACACAGGAACTGCAGGGGATGCGGGTGGCGATTCTCGCCACCGACGGTGTCGAGCGCGTGGAGCTCGACCTGCCGCGCGGTGCGCTACAGGGCGCGGGGGCCAAGACCGAGATCCTCTCGCTCCACCCGGGTGAGATCCAGGCCCGGCAGTTCGACCTCAACGCGGCCGGAACCTTCCCCGTCGACCGTCTGGTCGCCGACGCCTCCGTCGGCGACTACGACGCCTTGCTCCTGCCCGGCGGCACCATGAACCCCGACCAGCTGCGCATGGACCGCGACGCGGTGCGGTTCGTCAAGGACTTCATGGCCGGCGGGAAACCGGTTGCATCGATCTGCCACGGCCCGTGGACCCTGGTGGAGGCGGACGCCGTGCGCGGCCGCCGGCTGACGTCCTGGCCCAGCATCCGCACCGATCTGCGCAACGCCGGCGCGGAGGTCGTCGCCGACCAGGAGGTGGTCGTCGACGGGCAGCTGATCACCAGCCGTGGCCCGGCCGACCTGCCCGCCTTCTGCGCGACCATCGTGGAGCAGTTCGCCAGGGCGCACCACCCGGTTCCCGGCTGA
- a CDS encoding pirin family protein, whose protein sequence is MSNLDLAPEPRACGGRGFVVAEPVRELLSPRTVKLGESTEVRRLLPNLGRRMIGAWAFVDHYGPDDIADEPGMQVPPHPHIGLQTVSWLHEGEVLHRDSTGSLQTIRPRELGLMTAGRAISHSEESPKPHARYLHGAQLWVALPDEHRHTDPHFEYHADLPTVTAPGLTATVILGSLDGTTSPGTTYTPLVGADLTLTEGASARIPLDPDFEYGVLSMSGEVHVDGVPVTPGSMLYLGCGRTELPLQADSDASVMLLGGEPFAEELIMWWNFVGRTQEEIEQAREEWMRGSRFGEVRGYEGDRLLAPELPSVPLKPRGRVR, encoded by the coding sequence ATGAGCAACCTTGACCTCGCGCCGGAGCCGCGCGCATGCGGTGGCCGTGGCTTCGTCGTCGCCGAACCGGTCCGCGAACTGCTGAGCCCCCGCACGGTGAAGCTCGGGGAGTCCACCGAGGTCCGCCGCCTGCTGCCGAACCTGGGCCGTCGCATGATCGGCGCGTGGGCGTTCGTCGACCACTACGGCCCGGACGACATCGCGGACGAGCCCGGTATGCAGGTGCCCCCGCACCCGCACATCGGTCTGCAGACGGTGAGCTGGCTGCACGAGGGCGAGGTGCTGCACCGGGACTCCACCGGCAGCCTGCAGACGATCCGCCCGCGCGAGCTGGGCCTGATGACGGCGGGCCGGGCGATCAGCCACTCCGAGGAGAGCCCGAAGCCCCACGCGCGCTACCTGCACGGGGCCCAGCTCTGGGTGGCCCTCCCGGACGAACACCGGCACACCGACCCGCACTTCGAGTACCACGCGGACCTGCCGACGGTCACCGCACCCGGCCTGACGGCCACGGTGATCCTGGGCTCCCTGGACGGCACGACGTCCCCCGGCACGACGTACACCCCCCTCGTAGGCGCCGACCTCACCCTCACCGAGGGCGCCTCGGCTCGCATTCCTCTCGACCCCGACTTCGAGTACGGCGTCCTGTCGATGTCCGGCGAGGTCCACGTCGACGGCGTCCCGGTCACCCCCGGCTCCATGCTCTACCTCGGCTGCGGCCGCACCGAACTCCCCCTGCAGGCCGACTCGGACGCGTCCGTGATGCTGCTGGGCGGGGAGCCGTTCGCGGAGGAGCTGATCATGTGGTGGAACTTCGTGGGGCGTACGCAGGAGGAGATCGAGCAGGCTCGGGAGGAGTGGATGAGGGGTTCGCGGTTTGGGGAGGTGAGGGGGTATGAGGGGGATCGACTGCTCGCGCCTGAACTGCCGTCCGTGCCACTGAAACCACGGGGGCGAGTGCGCTGA
- a CDS encoding pyrroline-5-carboxylate reductase dimerization domain-containing protein, with translation MAHLARSFTDFARGAGLDATDAAVLTSQVLRGTAEVPAEPGVTPGSLYRRASTPRGTTAQGIATLREQASSLVWVVTSTCTMRSPRPPRPPRRRIGTGGTGGDGRAGGGTRGVRGRGPTGPGSGR, from the coding sequence GTGGCCCACCTCGCCCGGTCCTTCACGGACTTCGCCCGCGGGGCGGGTCTCGACGCGACGGACGCGGCTGTGCTGACGAGCCAGGTGCTGCGGGGCACGGCGGAGGTGCCAGCGGAGCCGGGGGTGACCCCGGGATCCCTGTACCGCCGGGCGAGCACCCCACGCGGAACGACCGCGCAGGGCATCGCCACGCTGCGGGAACAGGCGTCGAGCTTGGTCTGGGTGGTGACCTCGACGTGCACGATGAGGTCGCCCCGGCCGCCGCGGCCGCCGCGTCGACGAATCGGTACGGGCGGCACTGGAGGCGACGGCCGAGCGGGCGGCGGAACTCGCGGGGTGAGGGGACGCGGACCCACCGGTCCGGGGAGCGGGCGCTAG
- a CDS encoding DUF1931 family protein yields the protein MTVMGVPKFQRFFRAAASLDMDKNDLKRYGDFVDAKLYDLMVVGQASAKANGRDTVEPWDLPITKGLQESIHRFRRLDEEVELKPILEQLATHPPLDRTPTQETEERYPEIIGGLSVALAETFEIMYPDVKNPQTNHWEGVTAVFDRLL from the coding sequence ATGACTGTGATGGGTGTGCCGAAGTTCCAGAGGTTCTTCCGCGCCGCCGCAAGCCTCGACATGGACAAGAACGACCTGAAGCGGTACGGCGACTTCGTCGACGCCAAGCTCTACGACCTCATGGTCGTCGGCCAGGCCTCGGCCAAGGCCAACGGCAGGGATACCGTCGAACCGTGGGATCTGCCGATCACCAAGGGCCTCCAGGAGAGCATCCACAGGTTCCGGCGGCTCGACGAGGAGGTCGAGCTGAAGCCGATCCTGGAACAGCTCGCCACGCACCCTCCCCTCGACAGGACACCCACCCAGGAGACCGAAGAGCGCTACCCCGAGATCATCGGTGGTCTCAGCGTCGCACTCGCCGAGACGTTCGAAATCATGTACCCGGATGTCAAGAACCCGCAGACCAACCACTGGGAGGGCGTGACCGCGGTGTTCGACCGGCTGCTGTAG
- a CDS encoding ABC transporter permease, whose protein sequence is MTAAPDDCLARNEWICGDYLSSRRQILLDAVGQHLELTALSVLIGLAVALPLAVLARRWGWAAGPVLGVTTVLYTIPSLAMFSLLLPVYGLSATLVVAGLVLYSLTLLVRNILAGLRAVPEETRQAARGLGFGPVRLLLAVELPLALPAAMAGLRIATVSAVSLVTVGAIVGFGGLGNLIYAGMNTYFKAQVLTASVLCVIIAVAADLLLLGVQWLITPWVRKGRT, encoded by the coding sequence GTGACCGCCGCCCCGGACGACTGCCTCGCGCGCAACGAGTGGATCTGCGGCGACTATCTGAGCAGCCGCCGCCAGATCCTCCTCGACGCGGTCGGCCAGCACCTGGAGCTGACGGCGTTGTCCGTGCTCATCGGGCTCGCCGTCGCGCTGCCCCTCGCCGTGCTCGCCCGCCGCTGGGGCTGGGCCGCCGGACCGGTGCTCGGCGTCACCACCGTCCTCTACACCATCCCCTCCCTGGCGATGTTCTCCCTGCTGCTCCCCGTCTACGGCCTCTCCGCCACCCTCGTGGTCGCCGGACTGGTGCTGTACTCGCTCACCCTGCTCGTCCGGAACATCCTCGCCGGGCTGCGCGCCGTACCGGAGGAGACCCGGCAGGCCGCGCGCGGCCTCGGCTTCGGTCCCGTCCGGCTGCTGCTCGCCGTCGAACTGCCGCTCGCGCTGCCCGCCGCGATGGCCGGCCTGCGCATCGCCACCGTCTCCGCGGTCTCCCTGGTCACGGTCGGCGCGATCGTCGGCTTCGGCGGACTCGGCAACCTGATCTACGCGGGCATGAACACCTACTTCAAGGCCCAGGTCCTCACCGCGTCCGTGCTGTGCGTGATCATCGCCGTCGCCGCCGACCTGCTTCTGCTGGGCGTGCAGTGGCTGATCACCCCGTGGGTCAGAAAGGGCCGTACATGA
- the uvrA gene encoding excinuclease ABC subunit UvrA, with protein sequence MDKDATDPFVHVRGACENNLRNVDVDVPRDAMVAFTGVSGSGKSSLAFGTLYAEAQRRYFESVAPYARRLLQQVGAPHVEEITGLPPAVALQQRRGSPSSRSTVGTITTLSNLLRILYSRAGTYPPGAARMDAEWFSPNTAAGACPHCHGLGVVHDVAEDLLVPDPSLSIREGAIAAWPGAWQGANLRSVVNGLGIDIDRPWRRLRKKDRDWLLYTDEQPSVYIEPEEDRVDYGYEGKFWSARKHVMHVLADSKSERMRERALRFVRSVPCPECHGSGLRPEALAVTFAGHSIAEINAMPLTEVVALLRPVAGRSEADATTSTARSGETTEVAVRICGDLVARIDVLLDLGLGYLSLGRRSTTLSPGEAQRLRIASQLRSGLFGVVYVLDEPSAGLHPADAEPLLDVLDRLKATGNSLFVVEHDMDVVRRADWVVDIGPGAGEGGGRVLYSGPVAGLERVGESATGQYLSGRAQPLDHHPRTPHGWLHLSGVSRHNLRDVSVEVPLCVLTAVTGVSGSGKSTLVTQVLAEVVRGHLGLVPEEPDEARLEVDVQDASGVESFDRLVLVDQRPIGRTPRSNLATYTGMFDAVRKLYAATDEARARGYSAGRFSFNVPEGRCETCQGEGFVAVELLFLPGTYAPCPTCAGARYNAETLEVTYRGKNIAEVLALSVDAAAEFLAAVPAASRSLETLREVGLGYLRLGQPATELSGGEAQRIKLATELQRARRGHALYLLDEPTAGLHPSDIALLLRQLHRLVDAGNTVVLVEHDLDTIATADWVIDLGPGGGDAGGRVVAAGRPAKVAKARRSATGPHLAARLARRHRGNDS encoded by the coding sequence GTGGACAAAGACGCGACCGACCCCTTCGTCCATGTCCGGGGTGCCTGTGAGAACAACCTGCGGAACGTCGACGTCGACGTTCCACGGGACGCGATGGTCGCCTTCACCGGCGTCTCCGGTTCGGGCAAGTCCTCGCTCGCGTTCGGCACGCTCTACGCGGAGGCCCAGCGACGCTACTTCGAGTCCGTGGCACCGTACGCCCGGAGGCTGTTGCAGCAGGTCGGCGCGCCGCACGTGGAGGAGATCACCGGACTGCCTCCCGCCGTGGCCCTGCAGCAGCGACGCGGATCGCCCAGCTCACGCTCGACCGTCGGCACCATCACCACGCTGTCCAATCTGCTGCGCATCCTGTACTCCCGCGCCGGAACCTATCCGCCCGGGGCCGCACGGATGGACGCCGAGTGGTTCTCCCCCAACACCGCGGCCGGCGCCTGCCCCCACTGCCACGGACTGGGCGTCGTGCACGACGTCGCCGAGGACCTACTCGTCCCGGACCCCTCGCTGAGCATCCGCGAGGGCGCGATCGCCGCCTGGCCGGGCGCCTGGCAGGGTGCCAACCTGCGCAGTGTCGTGAACGGCCTGGGGATCGACATCGACCGGCCGTGGCGCAGGCTGAGGAAGAAGGACCGGGACTGGCTCCTGTACACGGACGAGCAGCCCTCCGTGTACATCGAGCCGGAGGAGGACCGCGTCGACTACGGCTACGAGGGGAAGTTCTGGAGCGCCCGCAAGCACGTCATGCACGTCCTCGCCGACTCCAAGAGCGAGAGGATGCGCGAACGGGCGCTCCGGTTCGTCAGGAGCGTGCCCTGCCCCGAGTGCCACGGCAGCGGACTGCGGCCCGAGGCGCTCGCCGTGACCTTCGCCGGCCATTCCATCGCCGAGATCAACGCGATGCCGCTCACCGAGGTCGTGGCGCTGCTGCGACCCGTCGCGGGGCGGTCCGAGGCCGACGCCACCACGTCGACCGCCCGGTCCGGGGAGACGACCGAGGTCGCGGTCCGGATCTGTGGCGATCTGGTCGCGCGGATCGACGTACTGCTCGACCTGGGCCTCGGATATCTCAGCCTCGGGCGCCGCTCGACGACCCTGTCGCCCGGCGAGGCGCAGCGCCTGCGGATCGCCAGCCAGCTCCGCTCGGGGCTGTTCGGCGTCGTCTACGTCCTCGACGAACCCTCCGCCGGCCTGCACCCGGCTGACGCGGAACCGCTGCTGGACGTGCTGGACCGCCTCAAGGCGACGGGCAACTCGCTGTTCGTCGTGGAGCACGACATGGACGTCGTACGGCGGGCGGACTGGGTGGTCGACATCGGCCCCGGCGCGGGTGAGGGCGGCGGACGCGTGCTGTACAGCGGTCCGGTCGCCGGTCTTGAGCGGGTCGGGGAGTCGGCCACGGGCCAGTATCTGTCCGGGCGCGCCCAGCCTCTCGACCACCACCCGCGCACACCGCACGGCTGGCTGCACCTGAGCGGCGTCTCCCGCCACAATCTGCGCGACGTGTCCGTGGAGGTACCGCTGTGCGTGCTGACGGCGGTGACGGGCGTGTCCGGTTCCGGAAAGTCGACGCTGGTGACTCAGGTGCTCGCCGAGGTCGTCCGCGGCCACCTCGGACTCGTACCCGAGGAGCCCGACGAGGCGCGGCTGGAGGTCGACGTCCAGGACGCGTCGGGGGTCGAATCGTTCGACCGGCTGGTCCTGGTCGACCAACGGCCCATCGGCCGGACTCCCCGGTCCAACCTAGCCACGTACACGGGGATGTTCGACGCGGTGCGCAAGCTGTACGCGGCGACGGACGAGGCCAGGGCGCGCGGCTACTCGGCCGGGCGGTTCTCCTTCAACGTGCCCGAAGGGCGGTGCGAGACCTGCCAGGGCGAAGGATTCGTCGCGGTGGAGCTGCTGTTCCTGCCCGGCACCTACGCACCGTGCCCGACCTGCGCGGGCGCCCGCTACAACGCCGAAACGCTGGAAGTCACCTACCGGGGCAAGAACATCGCGGAAGTCCTGGCGCTGTCCGTCGACGCCGCCGCCGAGTTCCTGGCCGCCGTCCCGGCCGCCTCCCGCAGTCTGGAGACGCTGCGCGAGGTGGGACTCGGGTACCTGCGGCTGGGCCAGCCCGCGACGGAACTCAGCGGTGGTGAGGCGCAACGCATCAAACTGGCCACCGAACTGCAGCGAGCCCGGCGCGGGCACGCGCTCTATCTGCTCGACGAGCCGACGGCGGGGCTGCACCCCTCGGACATCGCGCTGCTGCTACGACAGCTCCACCGGCTCGTCGACGCCGGCAACACGGTCGTCCTCGTCGAGCACGACCTGGACACGATCGCCACCGCCGACTGGGTCATCGACCTCGGGCCGGGCGGCGGCGACGCGGGCGGGCGGGTCGTCGCGGCCGGGCGGCCGGCCAAGGTGGCGAAAGCCCGCCGCAGCGCCACCGGCCCTCACCTCGCGGCCCGGCTTGCGCGCCGCCACCGGGGGAACGACTCGTAG
- a CDS encoding glutathione-independent formaldehyde dehydrogenase translates to MKAAVYEGPRTVTVKDVPDAKIEHPCDIIVKITSTNICGSDLHMYEGRTSFESGRTLGHENMGQVVEVGPAVRKVQVGEYVVLPFNIACGFCKQCEQGLTNYCLTMQPEPALAGAAYGFADMGPYQGGQAELLRVPYGDFNALRLGEDAADRQTDYVMLADIFPTGYHATEMAHVKPGDQTIVLGAGPVGLMAAYSALLKGAGRVWVADHQPDRLRKAEEIGAIPINTAEHNPADVVKEATLGLGADNGCECVGYQAHDPEGHEDASLTLNGLIDSVRFTGDIGVVGVFLPEDPGGAEAQGELEAHGKVPLDFGMMWFKGQHMGTGQAPVKRYNRALRDLIAGGKAHPSFVVSQELGLDQAPTAYEHFDARDEGWTKVVLHPNGRGNGHR, encoded by the coding sequence ATGAAAGCAGCGGTATATGAGGGACCGCGAACGGTCACGGTGAAGGACGTACCGGACGCGAAGATCGAACACCCCTGCGACATCATCGTCAAGATCACCTCCACCAACATCTGCGGTTCGGATCTTCACATGTACGAGGGTCGCACCTCGTTCGAGTCCGGCCGCACCCTGGGACACGAGAACATGGGCCAGGTCGTGGAAGTCGGCCCGGCCGTCCGCAAGGTCCAGGTCGGTGAGTACGTGGTCCTGCCCTTCAACATCGCCTGCGGCTTCTGCAAGCAGTGCGAGCAAGGTCTCACCAATTACTGCCTGACCATGCAACCGGAACCGGCCCTCGCCGGAGCCGCCTACGGATTCGCCGACATGGGCCCCTACCAGGGCGGCCAGGCGGAGCTGTTGCGCGTACCCTACGGCGACTTCAACGCGCTGCGTCTGGGCGAGGACGCCGCCGACCGGCAGACCGACTACGTGATGCTCGCCGACATCTTCCCTACCGGCTATCACGCCACCGAGATGGCCCATGTCAAACCGGGTGACCAGACCATCGTCCTCGGGGCCGGCCCCGTCGGGCTGATGGCGGCCTACTCCGCCCTCCTCAAGGGTGCCGGGCGCGTCTGGGTGGCCGACCACCAGCCCGATCGGTTGCGCAAGGCGGAGGAGATCGGGGCCATCCCGATCAACACCGCGGAGCACAACCCGGCGGATGTCGTCAAGGAGGCCACCCTGGGTCTCGGCGCCGACAACGGCTGTGAGTGCGTCGGCTACCAGGCCCACGACCCCGAGGGTCACGAGGACGCCAGCCTCACACTCAACGGACTGATCGACTCGGTCAGATTCACGGGCGACATCGGCGTGGTGGGCGTGTTCCTGCCCGAAGACCCCGGTGGTGCCGAGGCCCAGGGGGAGCTGGAGGCGCACGGCAAGGTTCCGCTCGACTTCGGCATGATGTGGTTCAAGGGCCAGCACATGGGCACGGGGCAGGCGCCGGTGAAGAGGTACAACCGGGCGCTACGCGACCTGATCGCCGGTGGGAAGGCGCATCCGAGCTTCGTCGTCTCCCAGGAACTCGGCCTGGATCAGGCCCCCACCGCCTACGAGCACTTCGATGCCCGTGACGAGGGCTGGACCAAGGTGGTCCTGCATCCGAACGGACGCGGAAACGGCCACAGGTAG
- a CDS encoding aldo/keto reductase, translated as MSAEPARTITLPSGEEVAALGQGTWYLGEEPARREQEIAALRLGVDLGMTVVDTAEMYGDGAAEELVGEALRGRRKEVFLVSKVLPGHADRKGTVAACEGSLRRLGTEQLDLYLLHWRGRWPLEETLAGFTDLMEAGKIRAWGVSNLDVAEMVTLTALPGGDAVTVDQVLYNLSRRGIEWDLLPWCREAGVPVMAYSPVEQGRLLKVDALGAVARALGATPTQVALAWVLAQGVAAIPRSGSPDHVRENRGAMDLHLPAEALDALDEAFPPPGGPTPLEML; from the coding sequence ATGTCTGCGGAGCCGGCCAGAACGATAACGCTCCCCTCCGGGGAGGAGGTCGCGGCGCTCGGGCAGGGCACCTGGTATCTGGGTGAGGAACCGGCCCGGCGTGAACAGGAGATCGCCGCGCTGCGGCTGGGCGTGGACCTGGGCATGACCGTCGTCGACACGGCGGAGATGTACGGCGACGGCGCAGCCGAGGAGCTCGTCGGGGAAGCCCTGCGGGGACGCCGGAAGGAGGTCTTCCTCGTCAGCAAGGTGCTTCCCGGGCACGCCGACCGGAAGGGCACCGTCGCCGCCTGCGAGGGCAGCCTGCGGCGGCTTGGTACGGAACAGCTGGACCTCTACCTGCTGCACTGGCGGGGACGGTGGCCACTGGAGGAGACCCTCGCGGGATTCACCGACCTGATGGAGGCCGGGAAGATCCGTGCCTGGGGCGTGAGCAATCTGGACGTCGCCGAAATGGTGACGCTGACCGCCCTCCCCGGCGGCGACGCCGTGACCGTCGATCAGGTGCTGTACAACCTCTCCCGGCGCGGCATCGAGTGGGATCTGCTCCCCTGGTGCCGCGAGGCCGGGGTGCCGGTCATGGCCTACTCACCGGTCGAGCAGGGGCGGCTGCTGAAGGTCGACGCTCTGGGTGCCGTGGCCCGGGCCCTCGGAGCCACACCGACCCAGGTGGCACTCGCCTGGGTGCTGGCACAGGGGGTGGCCGCGATCCCGCGCTCCGGTTCTCCCGACCACGTTCGGGAGAACCGCGGCGCGATGGACCTCCACCTTCCCGCCGAGGCGCTCGACGCCCTCGACGAGGCGTTCCCGCCGCCCGGCGGGCCCACGCCCCTGGAGATGCTCTGA
- a CDS encoding ABC transporter permease, producing MNVLGSTWDWLADPAHWSGDNGVWHRLLQHLVLTVVCLIVSCLIALPVALVLGHLGKGGALAVNISNVGRAVPTFAVLVLLLLTPVGKWGEGPTVVALVLFAVPPLLTNAYVGMREVDRGVVQAARGMGMTGRQTMLRVEVPLALPMILNGVRIAAVQLVATATIAALAGGGGLGRIITAGFNLASTPQVVAGAILVAVFALLVEGVFEIVERLGPTWARAVR from the coding sequence ATGAACGTGCTCGGCTCCACCTGGGACTGGCTGGCCGACCCCGCCCACTGGTCCGGCGACAACGGCGTCTGGCACCGGCTGCTGCAGCACCTCGTGCTCACCGTCGTCTGCCTGATCGTGAGCTGCCTCATCGCACTGCCCGTCGCGCTCGTCCTCGGCCACCTCGGCAAGGGCGGCGCGCTCGCCGTCAACATCTCCAACGTCGGCCGGGCCGTCCCCACCTTCGCGGTCCTGGTCCTGCTCCTGCTGACCCCGGTCGGCAAGTGGGGGGAGGGGCCCACCGTCGTCGCCCTGGTGCTCTTCGCCGTGCCGCCGCTGCTCACCAACGCCTACGTCGGCATGCGCGAGGTCGACCGGGGCGTGGTCCAGGCCGCGCGCGGCATGGGGATGACGGGGCGGCAGACGATGCTGCGGGTGGAGGTACCGCTCGCGCTGCCGATGATCCTCAACGGGGTACGGATCGCCGCCGTCCAGCTCGTCGCCACCGCCACCATCGCCGCGCTCGCGGGAGGCGGCGGACTCGGCCGGATCATCACCGCGGGCTTCAACCTGGCCAGTACCCCGCAGGTCGTCGCGGGCGCGATCCTCGTCGCGGTGTTCGCGCTGCTCGTGGAGGGCGTCTTCGAGATCGTGGAACGGCTCGGCCCCACCTGGGCGAGGGCCGTCCGATGA
- a CDS encoding MFS transporter produces the protein MAFTVLMAFGTAPTPLWPLSEARDHFGATTVTVAYASMVVGAAAAFLGLGHLSDRLGRRRVIVPALLVGIVASVVLIAWRDLPGLIAGRILNGVGLGLMASTATTYLHDLHHEARPERTDSALPGIVATAANLGGLAAGPLVAGAVAEWLPTPLITTQAIFSLAMAVCLALVLSTPETVDRELPAAEPPSRFVLVPGGRRTFGAAGALGAFAFAILGLISSLGASVLHGTLHTDSHLVVGLAAFLMFGSAAAAQLVLGRLPLTRLLTVGAVVFPVGLVLCAVALHHPALWLYLVAVSLSGVGSGLLFKGGVERAVSVAAPASRAGVLAVFFVVAYLGMGVPSVLFSIALRHFAVQTAMIGFAAVLSCGAAVSVAVASRDRSPGPGPLSAQSARPS, from the coding sequence GTGGCCTTCACCGTGCTGATGGCCTTCGGTACCGCGCCCACCCCGCTGTGGCCGCTGTCCGAGGCCCGGGACCACTTCGGCGCGACCACGGTCACGGTGGCGTACGCCTCGATGGTCGTGGGCGCGGCGGCCGCCTTCCTCGGACTGGGGCACCTGTCGGACCGGCTCGGCCGACGGCGCGTCATCGTCCCGGCACTGCTGGTCGGCATCGTCGCGTCGGTCGTACTGATCGCGTGGCGGGACCTGCCGGGGCTGATCGCGGGCAGGATCCTGAACGGTGTCGGACTGGGGCTGATGGCCTCGACCGCGACGACGTACCTGCACGACCTCCACCACGAGGCCCGTCCGGAACGGACGGATTCGGCGCTGCCCGGCATCGTGGCCACAGCCGCCAACCTCGGCGGCCTGGCCGCGGGCCCCCTGGTCGCCGGAGCCGTCGCCGAATGGCTTCCGACGCCCCTGATCACCACCCAGGCGATCTTCTCGCTCGCGATGGCGGTGTGCCTGGCGCTGGTGCTGTCCACCCCTGAGACGGTGGATCGGGAGCTGCCCGCGGCCGAACCGCCCAGCAGGTTCGTCCTGGTCCCCGGCGGCCGGCGGACGTTCGGCGCGGCCGGCGCGCTGGGCGCCTTCGCCTTCGCGATCCTCGGCCTGATCTCTTCCCTCGGGGCGAGCGTGCTCCACGGCACCCTGCACACCGACTCGCACCTCGTGGTCGGCCTGGCGGCCTTCCTCATGTTCGGTTCGGCGGCTGCCGCCCAGCTGGTCCTGGGCCGACTCCCACTGACCCGGCTCCTGACCGTGGGGGCAGTGGTCTTCCCGGTCGGCCTGGTCCTGTGCGCCGTCGCTCTCCACCACCCGGCGCTCTGGCTCTACCTGGTCGCCGTGTCCCTGTCGGGAGTCGGCTCCGGGCTGCTGTTCAAGGGAGGCGTCGAACGTGCCGTCTCAGTGGCCGCGCCCGCCTCACGCGCGGGGGTACTCGCCGTGTTCTTCGTCGTCGCGTACCTGGGAATGGGCGTGCCCTCCGTCCTGTTCAGCATCGCCCTGCGGCATTTCGCCGTGCAGACAGCGATGATCGGCTTCGCGGCGGTCCTCTCCTGTGGCGCCGCCGTGTCGGTCGCCGTCGCGTCGCGTGACCGCTCACCCGGCCCCGGCCCGCTCTCGGCGCAGTCCGCTCGGCCCTCCTGA